In Populus trichocarpa isolate Nisqually-1 chromosome 7, P.trichocarpa_v4.1, whole genome shotgun sequence, the following proteins share a genomic window:
- the LOC18101144 gene encoding probable esterase KAI2, whose translation MGIVEEAHNAKILGSGEQVIVLAHGFGTDQSVWKHLIPHIVDEYKVILYDNMGAGTTNPDYFDFNRYSSLEGYAYDLLAILEELKVESCILVAHSVSGIIGAIASISRPDLFSKIVMLSASPRYLNDVDYYGGFEQEDLDQLFEAMQNNYKAWCSGFAPLAVGGDMDSVAVQEFSRTLFNMRPDIALSVAQTIFQSDMRSILHMVTVPCHILQSMKDLAVPVVAAEYLHQNLGGESIVEVMSSDGHLPQLSSPDIVIPVLLKHIRYNIAS comes from the exons atgggtATTGTAGAAGAAGCTCATAACGCGAAGATCTTGGGGTCAGGAGAGCAAGTGATAGTTTTGGCTCATGGGTTTGGGACGGATCAGTCTGTATGGAAGCACTTGATTCCACACATCGTTGATGAGTACAAAGTTATTCTGTATGATAACATGGGTGCTGGAACTACAAACCCAGATTACTTTGACTTCAATCGGTACTCATCTCTTGAAGGTTATGCTTATGATTTGCTTGCCATTTTAGAGGAGTTAAAAGTTGAGTCTTGTATTCTTGTCGCTCACTCTGTTTCTGGCATTATTGGTGCTATTGCCTCTATCAGTCGCCCTGATCTCTTCTCAAAAATTGTCATGCTTTCTGCTTCTCCAAG GTATTTGAATGATGTTGATTACTATGGAGGATTTGAGCAAGAAGATTTAGACCAATTATTTGAAGCGAtgcaaaacaattataaagcaTGGTGTTCGGGTTTTGCCCCACTAGCCGTGGGTGGAGACATGGATTCTGTAGCAGTGCAGGAATTCAGCCGCACCCTCTTCAATATGAGGCCAGACATTGCCCTTAGCGTGGCACAAACCATCTTCCAAAGTGACATGAGGTCAATCCTGCATATGGTCACAGTGCCCTGCCACATTCTGCAGAGCATGAAGGACTTGGCAGTGCCTGTGGTTGCCGCTGAATATTTGCACCAAAATCTTGGCGGTGAATCAATTGTTGAAGTCATGTCATCGGATGGTCACCTGCCTCAGTTGAGCTCTCCGGATATTGTGATCCCTGTGCTTCTAAAGCACATTCGTTACAATATTGCTTCATGA